Proteins encoded in a region of the Prunus persica cultivar Lovell chromosome G4, Prunus_persica_NCBIv2, whole genome shotgun sequence genome:
- the LOC18779033 gene encoding ultraviolet-B receptor UVR8 isoform X2: MWICRTRTRVNLGCLVRRRWLSSGSGSEEEVKGKRIAAVWGNGDYGRLGLGSLDSQWKPAPLLPSAFGDQCLEAIACGGAHTLFLTRSGRLYATGLNDFGQLGVHDDIAYTNKPIEVSGIDKEIVQISAGYHHSCAITEGELYMWGKNSNGQLGLGKRAAKVVSLPTKVECLAGITMKMAALGSEHSVAVADGGESLSWGGGSGRLGHGHESGILGIFKSTSEYTPRLIKKLEGTKVKKVAAGMLHSACIDENGSVFIFDERALDKVGSGPRSKLPSSEEVACGGYHTCVLTSGGDLYSWGSNENGCLGVGTTDVYHQPERVQGPFLKYPVVKVSCGWKHTAAISEGNIFTWGWGGSHGTFSVDGHSSGGQLGHGTDVDYIRPTKVTFGKNVKALQVSCGFNHTGTVLEYT; encoded by the exons ATGTGGATTTGCAGAACGAGGACGAGAGTGAATTTGGGTTGCTTGGTGAGAAGAAGGTGGTTGAGCAGTGGCAGTGGGAGTGAGGAGGAAGTGAAGGGGAAGAGGATCGCAGCGGTGTGGGGGAACGGGGACTATGGGAGGCTTGGGCTCGGGAGCTTGGACTCTCAGTGGAAGCCTGCCCCTTTGCTTCCCTCAGCCTTTGGCGACCAATGCCTTGAAGCCATCGCTTGCGGTGGCGCTCACACTCTCTTCTTAACCCGCTCCGGCCGCCTTTATGCAACTGGTCTCAATGATTTTGGACAGCTTGGAGTTCATGATGATATAGCTTATACTAATAAGCCCATAGAGGTTTCTGGAATTGACAAGGAAATTGTTCAAATTTCAGCTGGGTATCATCACTCTTGTGCCATTACAG AAGGAGAATTGTACATGTGGGGGAAGAACTCAAATGGGCAACTGGGCCTcggaaaaa GAGCGGCAAAAGTAGTTTCTCTTCCAACCAAAGTTGAATGCTTGGCTGGAATCACCATGAAGATGGCAGCTTTGGGATCAGAGCACTCAGTGGCTGTTGCTg ATGGAGGCGAGTCCTTAAGTTGGGGAGGAGGCTCTGGAAGACTTGGTCATGGCCACGAATCAGGCATTCTAGGAATTTTCAAAAGTACCAG CGAATATACACCACGGCTTATCAAGAAACTTGAAGGGACCAAG GTTAAAAAAGTTGCTGCTGGAATGCTGCATTCAGCATGCATTGATG aaaatggATCCGTATTCATATTTGATGAAAGAGCTCTAGATAAAGTG GGGTCTGGACCGAGGAGCAAACTGCCCAGCTCAGAAGAAGTTGCATGTGGTGGCTATCACACATGCGTCTTAACAA GTGGTGGAGACCTGTACAGTTGGGGTTCAAATGAAAATGGGTGCCTTGGCGTTGG TACTACAGATGTTTATCATCAGCCAGAAAGAGTTCAGGGTCCTTTTTTGAAATATCCTGTCGTCAAG GTTTCTTGTGGTTGGAAGCATACTGCAGCAATTTCTG AAGGCAATATTTTCACATGGGGTTGGGGAGGTTCCCATGGAACATTTTCTGTAGACGGACATTCTTCTGGAGGACAATTG GGTCATGGAACTGATGTTGACTACATAAGACCTACAAAGGTTACTTTTGGGAAGAATGTGAAAGCACTACAAGTATCGTGTGGATTCAATCACACTGGTACTGTACTTGAATACACCTAA
- the LOC18779033 gene encoding ultraviolet-B receptor UVR8 isoform X1 has translation MWICRTRTRVNLGCLVRRRWLSSGSGSEEEVKGKRIAAVWGNGDYGRLGLGSLDSQWKPAPLLPSAFGDQCLEAIACGGAHTLFLTRSGRLYATGLNDFGQLGVHDDIAYTNKPIEVSGIDKEIVQISAGYHHSCAITAEGELYMWGKNSNGQLGLGKRAAKVVSLPTKVECLAGITMKMAALGSEHSVAVADGGESLSWGGGSGRLGHGHESGILGIFKSTSEYTPRLIKKLEGTKVKKVAAGMLHSACIDENGSVFIFDERALDKVGSGPRSKLPSSEEVACGGYHTCVLTSGGDLYSWGSNENGCLGVGTTDVYHQPERVQGPFLKYPVVKVSCGWKHTAAISEGNIFTWGWGGSHGTFSVDGHSSGGQLGHGTDVDYIRPTKVTFGKNVKALQVSCGFNHTGTVLEYT, from the exons ATGTGGATTTGCAGAACGAGGACGAGAGTGAATTTGGGTTGCTTGGTGAGAAGAAGGTGGTTGAGCAGTGGCAGTGGGAGTGAGGAGGAAGTGAAGGGGAAGAGGATCGCAGCGGTGTGGGGGAACGGGGACTATGGGAGGCTTGGGCTCGGGAGCTTGGACTCTCAGTGGAAGCCTGCCCCTTTGCTTCCCTCAGCCTTTGGCGACCAATGCCTTGAAGCCATCGCTTGCGGTGGCGCTCACACTCTCTTCTTAACCCGCTCCGGCCGCCTTTATGCAACTGGTCTCAATGATTTTGGACAGCTTGGAGTTCATGATGATATAGCTTATACTAATAAGCCCATAGAGGTTTCTGGAATTGACAAGGAAATTGTTCAAATTTCAGCTGGGTATCATCACTCTTGTGCCATTACAG CAGAAGGAGAATTGTACATGTGGGGGAAGAACTCAAATGGGCAACTGGGCCTcggaaaaa GAGCGGCAAAAGTAGTTTCTCTTCCAACCAAAGTTGAATGCTTGGCTGGAATCACCATGAAGATGGCAGCTTTGGGATCAGAGCACTCAGTGGCTGTTGCTg ATGGAGGCGAGTCCTTAAGTTGGGGAGGAGGCTCTGGAAGACTTGGTCATGGCCACGAATCAGGCATTCTAGGAATTTTCAAAAGTACCAG CGAATATACACCACGGCTTATCAAGAAACTTGAAGGGACCAAG GTTAAAAAAGTTGCTGCTGGAATGCTGCATTCAGCATGCATTGATG aaaatggATCCGTATTCATATTTGATGAAAGAGCTCTAGATAAAGTG GGGTCTGGACCGAGGAGCAAACTGCCCAGCTCAGAAGAAGTTGCATGTGGTGGCTATCACACATGCGTCTTAACAA GTGGTGGAGACCTGTACAGTTGGGGTTCAAATGAAAATGGGTGCCTTGGCGTTGG TACTACAGATGTTTATCATCAGCCAGAAAGAGTTCAGGGTCCTTTTTTGAAATATCCTGTCGTCAAG GTTTCTTGTGGTTGGAAGCATACTGCAGCAATTTCTG AAGGCAATATTTTCACATGGGGTTGGGGAGGTTCCCATGGAACATTTTCTGTAGACGGACATTCTTCTGGAGGACAATTG GGTCATGGAACTGATGTTGACTACATAAGACCTACAAAGGTTACTTTTGGGAAGAATGTGAAAGCACTACAAGTATCGTGTGGATTCAATCACACTGGTACTGTACTTGAATACACCTAA